The following are encoded in a window of Ranitomeya variabilis isolate aRanVar5 chromosome 8, aRanVar5.hap1, whole genome shotgun sequence genomic DNA:
- the H1-0 gene encoding histone H1.0: MAENSASAPAAKPKRSKAAKKSTDHPKYSDMIVAAVQAEKSKSGSSRQSIQKYIKNHYKVGENADSQIKLSIKRLVTSGVLRQTKGVGASGSFRLAKGDEPKKPAKKAKKEVKKVASPKKAAAKPKKAAKSPAKAKKAKAPEKKAKKVAKKKPAPSPKKAKKTKTVKAKPVKASKVKKAKPAKPKAKASPKKSTRKK, translated from the coding sequence ATGGCAGAGAACTCCGCGTCCGCCCCTGCGGCCAAGCCCAAGAGATCCAAGGCAGCCAAAAAATCCACAGACCACCCCAAGTACTCGGACATGATTGTGGCCGCCGTCCAGGCGGAGAAGAGCAAATCCGGCTCGTCTCGTCAGTCCATCCAGAAGTACATCAAGAACCACTACAAAGTGGGGGAGAACGCCGACTCCCAGATCAAACTGTCCATCAAGAGGTTGGTGACCTCCGGCGTCCTCAGACAGACCAAGGGCGTGGGCGCCTCCGGCTCCTTCAGGTTGGCCAAGGGAGATGAACCCAAGAAACCAGCCAAGAAAGCGAAGAAGGAGGTGAAAAAAGTGGCTTCACCCAAGAAAGCAGCTGCAAAGCCTAAGAAAGCTGCCAAGTCTCCAGCCAAAGCCAAGAAGGCCAAAGCTCCGGAGAAAAAGGCAAAGAAGGTGGCCAAGAAGAAGCCAGCCCCCTCCCCTAAGAAAGCCAAGAAGACAAAGACTGTGAAAGCCAAACCTGTCAAGGCATCTAAGGTGAAGAAGGCCAAGCCGGCCAAACCCAAGGCCAAGGCCAGCCCAAAGAAGTCTACAAGGAAGAAGTGA